In the Emcibacteraceae bacterium genome, GGGACAAACCAGCTGGCAATCAGGTCAGCATATTTTTGGATTGGCGCTCTGCTTCTTTGCGCATCCGCAACCATATTTACAATCTGTGACAGCATTGTTTCAGAACCGACCCGTTCGGCCTTAAAATTAAAGCTTCCTTTTGTGTTTAAAGTAGCCCCGGTAACTTTATCACCAACTGACTTTTCAACCGGAACCGGTTCACCAGACAACATACTTTCATCAACGAATGAACGACCTTCAACCACTTCACCGTCAACCGGGACTTTCTCGCCGGGCCTGACACGCACTATGTCTCCAACATTTATTTCTTCAATGGGTACTTCTTCCTCTGTTCCGTCATTTTTAATCCTGATCGCTTTTTTAGGGGCAAGATCAAGAAGGGCGCGGATGGCACCCCCTGTTTTTTCACGGGCCTTAAGCTCCAATACCTGACCAAGCAGCACCAGTACGATAATGACAGAGGATGCCTCAAAATATACGGGGACAAGGCCATGGTCAGACTTTACCTGATCCGGAAAAATATCGGGAAGAAAAAGAGCAACTATACTGTAAAGATAGGCCACACCTGTGCCTAAACTTATCAATGTCCACATATTCAGGTTCATTGTTTTAACGGACTTATACCCCCTCACAAAAATGGGTTGGGCCGTCCATAAAACAACAACAGAGGCGAGCAGGAACTGTATTATATAGGATGACTTGGGTTCCACGAGTTGATGGATGGCAGGGAAAATATGACCGCCCATTTCAAGGATGAATACGGGTAATGCTGCAATAAACCCTATCTTCAGCCGCTTTGTAAAATCAACAAGTTCCGGGTTTGGCCCTTCATCACCACTGAACACACCCATCGGCTCAAGCGCCATGCCGCAAATCGGACAATCGCCTGGATGATCCTGAATGATTTCCGGATGCATGGGACAAGTATATTGGGTACCCTTCGGCATTTGCTCCGGCGCAGAGCTCTTTTCAAGATATTTTTCAGGATCGGCTTCAAATTTTGAATGGCAGTGTGACGAACAAAAATAATAGTCATTATTTTTATAACTGCTTTGATATTTTGCCGTCGCAATATCAACAGTCATTCCGCATACAGGGTCATGGGCCTGTTTTTTAGTATGATTATGATTACATTCGCTATGCATTTAATTTATTCCAAAATGATAATATTAAAAGCAAGGATACAGTATTATATCACAAAAGCTGTTACAGAACTCCGGGAAAGATTTATATATTTTACAGATTATCGATCGTTTTTCTAAGTTTTGTATTTTTCAGTTTCTTAAAGTGGCTCGGGCTGAGCCCGGTTACCGACTTGAACTGATTACTAAGATGTGCAAGGCTGCTATAGCCTGTCTGAAAAGCTATCTGGCTTAAAGTCAGTTCATCATAGACAAGTAATTCTTTTACCTTTTCTATTTTTTGCAGGATAAAATACCGCTCGAGCGTAATCCCTTCCACGCTTGAAAATAAGCTGCTCAAATAATTATATTCATAGGCAATATGCCGGCCCAAATATTCAGACAGATTTATATGATGAAGCCCGTCCTGCAATTGAACAAGGTCAATAACGGCTTTTTTTATGCTTTCGATCAGCCTGCTTTTTTTATCATTGATCAGCTCAAACCCCAACTTCTCAAGGTCTTTCTCAAGATTAATAATTTCTGTTTCAGAAATAACTATATTTCCCAGATCAACTTCGCCAAGCGATACACGCGCAGAATTTATCCCTCTTTTTGCAAGAATATCTTCCACCACCATAATGCAGCGGTTACAGACCATATTTTTAATATATAGTTTCATAATCTAACAATGATTATACCTAAACCACATGTCAAGATGTGCTGAAGAAGAAAAATTGCGATGTTCTGTTGTTCAATTTTTATATGAATAATCTAATTGAACTTTACGTTCGTATTAAGTAAGCGGTGTTCAAGAAATGACTTTATATTATCCAATAAATGGTACAAAAATGGCTCCAATAGCACTTTGTACCACCTACATAACATATTGATATTATTTAATAAAAAATGATGGATATCCGCTCCGCCCCCGGGCACCATCATCACACTTTCTTCTTTCAAGCCAATAAGTTATTGCATTTCTTGCTAAGTTAATCATTGATTGTCACAATAATGACTTCAGTATACATTGTAACATCCTGTCTAATCATTCATATTATTATATTATGCTCATCTCTTGGCACAATGCCTTATCTTTTACCTTTTCAAGAAGTTGATTTTTAGTATCCGGAATTAAGCAAAATGGAATTCATGAATACTAGATCACGTTTCCCTTCCATCTGGACGCTTGCTGAATAACATAGGTGAATATTCAACCAGGTAAATCATGAAGCATATCACCCATAATGAAGCTGACAATGTTACCAAATTGATTTTTTGTGAGGGAACGATAATGGGGCCAATAACCCTGACCAGAGCGGCACACTGGATAAGAGAAAATGCCAGCATCGTAGATCTTGAGGCTTTTAAATTTCTGCCTGTATGCCCCAAGGTCACACGACAGATCATCCCCAAAATCATCGTTCCAATAGCTCCAATGGTTAGAGCATGAATAATCATTGGCATTGTCAATATATTCAAACCGGTCAATGAGATAAGAAATAAACCAATAATCAGCCAGCAATATCCCAGATGCAGCACCCAAAGCATTGGATCATGTCGTGTTTTAAGAGTATGATAATGTCTCATCCGAATGAGATGAATAAGAGAAGAGATTAGGGCAGCAAAAAACAATACTAGGCTGTTCGGGAATAAAGCAATTGAAAGAACAACCGCCAACAAAGAAATGAGTGCCGCCGCATCCATTTTAGTCTGCGGTGTCTGGTATAAATGTAACCCCGTCTGACGCAAGGCGCCAACAGTGAAAGCAGGAATGATGCGCCCCCCAACCAGAGAAATCATCATCAGAATGATTATAATAGCGATATAAAGTGGTTCCAATTCCTGAACCAGAAGAAACCACAGGTCACACGCAAATAAACCTGTAAGGAAGGATAAGAAAATAAAATTTCGGGTATTCCAGCTTTTTAAGAGAGGAATTGTCAGTGAAATTGTCAATGCCGGAAGAAAAAGAAGTTCTGCGATAACAATCCCCCAGTATGGCAGTCCAATATCAATATTAACAGCGAGGCGGCCAAACAACCATAACAGACACAGACCCGCTAGATGAACTTGTCTTGCCGGGGCACCGCCGGTCCAGTTGGCAACGGCGGTCAGAAGAAAGCCTGAAACTATGGCCAGGACAAAGCCATAGATCATTTCATGGGAATGCCAGGAAACCGGATCAAAATAAAAAGACGGAGGTGAAATTTTTCCTGAATAAATAAAAGCCCAAATAAAAATATTTATGACACTGTAGGCCGCTCCCAGAAAAAAGAAAGGACGAAAGCCCCGCCCTAAAAATGGATGTTCAAACAAGCTTTGCAAAATGATCTCCGTTATTTCATTTAATCATATAGGAACACTGCCCCCCAAGTTTACTGGACCAGTGGTGTTTTTTCCCCCTCCAACTGAAATCCGCCTATTTTTGACCGTCCCGCAAGAAGCTGTACATATTGCTGAAAAGCCTTGTTCCAGCTTTTCTCCTCTAGCTCACTTTTAATCCACTCTACAACATTTTCAAAGGGTAGCTGCGCCCCTTCAACCCTTTTATTAACCTTTATTATATGATAACCTACAGCTGTCTCAACGGGCTCCTGGCTGATCTCTCCTTCCTTAAGACGAAGCAGTGCCGCCTCAAATGCCGGCATTGTCTGCCCTTTGCTTATCTGGCCAAGACGTCCGCTGTCCTTAGCGGATGAACAGGCGGATTCGGACCTTGCAATCTGTTCAAATCTTTCCGGTATATGCATAACTTCTTTTAAGGCAAATTCTGCTTTTTCTTTGGCCAGTTGCCTAAGTTCAGCATTATCCGGAGGGGCTAGGTATAAAATATGAGATACATCAAATAATGGAGAAGTAAAAAACCGATGCTTGTTTTGCTCATAATAGTGCCTGCACGTTTCCTCGTCCGCTTTTGGAACATTTAATTCGCGGCTTAGCAAGGTTTCAATAACGCTATCCGGATTTTTCATGGCTTTCTTTCTTTCACATAATCCGAGCTCTGCCGCCCTCTGAATTAAAATCTCCCTGATAATAAGGGCCTTTGTTGCCCTATACTTCGCCTCCGAGAAATTATCTGCCGGATGATATTGTACCTCTGCATTTATTTCATCAGGAGAGATTTTAATACCGTTAACAGTAATATCCTGAGCAGCGGCTGACATTACTTGGCCCTCCTGCGGACTATCTGATATGGCCTAAATACATATCCTACCGGTACACTTAAGGCATGGACCAGCCTTGTGAACGGGAACACCACCAGTAAAAACAGACCTAAAGTGATATGTGCCTTAAAGATAATGGCCACGTCCGAAATATATTCATGCGCACCTCCCCTGAAAGTGACAATATGTTGCGCCCAATCCATAAATTTCACCATCTCATGGCCATCAAGATGCTGCATGGAAACGGTGATGGTGATAAGACCAAGAAGAAGCTGAAACAGCAACAGAAACAAGACCATTATGTCAGCAATTGAGCTGTTGGCTCTGATACGATGGTCAAAAAGACGTCTGTGAATTAACATCAAAATACCCACTAAACAGAAAATACCGGCAATACCACCGGCGGACATTGCCAGTATCTGTTTAGCTCCATGGGAAATGCCCAGAGCATCAAATATGACAATCGGGGTTAAAAGCCCAACCGCATGCCCGGCAAGAATAAAAAGAATACCGACATGGAACAGAATGCTGCCCATAATCAGCTGCTTACGGCGCAAAAACTGGCTTGACTTACTTCGCCACGAATAAGGGTCACGGTCAAACCGTAATAAGCACCCAAGCAGAAAAACAAAAATTGAGATATAGGGAAAGATTTGAAACAGGAAAAAATCCAGTGCACTGCTCATTTTGTAATCCTTTCGCTTTTGGTATCATGATATTCACTAAATCTTGCGACTAATTCATCCGCCCTTGGGCAGCCCGCCTCACCATTATTGTCTAAACCATTATTTTCAAATGCGAACTGTTCCTCCCATTCTCTGTCGACCTGAGCATTGCTATAGGCCGCACCTGAAGCCTGCCTGATTGCCTGCTCGACGGCACGAGCATCGGGTTTTCTTGAAACGGTTTCGATGATTGCATCAAAAATTATGGCATATTTTGACTGGCGGTTCTCAAGACGTTTTTTCAAAGCAGACAGAATATTTATTATGGTATTTAGATTTTCTTTTGCGTCTTCCTGTGACTGAATCGAACAGAATTCCAGAAATATTGGAAGATAGTCGGGTGTTTCGGCCATTTGAATAGATAGTCCAACATTCTGAAAAAGTTCACTCAAATCAGCCAGTGCCTGTCCACGGTCTCTTGAATCACCGTGGACATGTTCAAACAGATGGAGGGATAGGGAGGGCGTCCGGTCAAAAAGGGCAACATACCCTTCCTGTAAATCCAGCAGGTCAGTCCGCTTCATTTCCTGAAGAAAACCTTCTAGTCGTTTGATTGACTTCGAAGATAACCATTTTTCATTCTTCAGAATCTGCTGACATTCATTCAGATTTCGTATGTGATCTTCCGTCGGATAGGTTAGCAGGAAACCGAGTAATTTCAGAGTTCTCATCGTCTTTTCCAATTTTGTATTCCAGGTAACAGCTTTTTTATAAACATCTTATTGACCTTTATTTCTTGCAGCGCCACTGCCACAGCTTGAGTTATGCCGAGCCGCCCCTTCATAATGGTCACGAGTGAAAATGGTGTTTACTCTGTTGCTTTTTGTACTGCCGGACTGGCCGCGGGACTGCTTAGGACTTTCAAAGAAATCATAGCTACTATTGCTATGACCGGAACAGCCGTTCCCGAAACTGAAGCCGCAACCACCACTTTCCGCAAAAGCATCCATTGTTTCTTCACGGTGCCCCGTTGGAATAACATAGCGATCTTCATAATTGGCGATAGCCATGGTTTTATACATATCTTCAACTAGTTCTTTGGTTAAACCAACTTTTTCCAGAAGATCGGCTTTTTCAACTCCTTCAATTTTTTTGCC is a window encoding:
- the narI gene encoding respiratory nitrate reductase subunit gamma, with translation MSSALDFFLFQIFPYISIFVFLLGCLLRFDRDPYSWRSKSSQFLRRKQLIMGSILFHVGILFILAGHAVGLLTPIVIFDALGISHGAKQILAMSAGGIAGIFCLVGILMLIHRRLFDHRIRANSSIADIMVLFLLLFQLLLGLITITVSMQHLDGHEMVKFMDWAQHIVTFRGGAHEYISDVAIIFKAHITLGLFLLVVFPFTRLVHALSVPVGYVFRPYQIVRRRAK
- a CDS encoding AraC family transcriptional regulator — translated: MKLYIKNMVCNRCIMVVEDILAKRGINSARVSLGEVDLGNIVISETEIINLEKDLEKLGFELINDKKSRLIESIKKAVIDLVQLQDGLHHINLSEYLGRHIAYEYNYLSSLFSSVEGITLERYFILQKIEKVKELLVYDELTLSQIAFQTGYSSLAHLSNQFKSVTGLSPSHFKKLKNTKLRKTIDNL
- the narJ gene encoding nitrate reductase molybdenum cofactor assembly chaperone, with amino-acid sequence MRTLKLLGFLLTYPTEDHIRNLNECQQILKNEKWLSSKSIKRLEGFLQEMKRTDLLDLQEGYVALFDRTPSLSLHLFEHVHGDSRDRGQALADLSELFQNVGLSIQMAETPDYLPIFLEFCSIQSQEDAKENLNTIINILSALKKRLENRQSKYAIIFDAIIETVSRKPDARAVEQAIRQASGAAYSNAQVDREWEEQFAFENNGLDNNGEAGCPRADELVARFSEYHDTKSERITK
- a CDS encoding peptidylprolyl isomerase, whose protein sequence is MSAAAQDITVNGIKISPDEINAEVQYHPADNFSEAKYRATKALIIREILIQRAAELGLCERKKAMKNPDSVIETLLSRELNVPKADEETCRHYYEQNKHRFFTSPLFDVSHILYLAPPDNAELRQLAKEKAEFALKEVMHIPERFEQIARSESACSSAKDSGRLGQISKGQTMPAFEAALLRLKEGEISQEPVETAVGYHIIKVNKRVEGAQLPFENVVEWIKSELEEKSWNKAFQQYVQLLAGRSKIGGFQLEGEKTPLVQ
- a CDS encoding NnrS family protein, which codes for MQSLFEHPFLGRGFRPFFFLGAAYSVINIFIWAFIYSGKISPPSFYFDPVSWHSHEMIYGFVLAIVSGFLLTAVANWTGGAPARQVHLAGLCLLWLFGRLAVNIDIGLPYWGIVIAELLFLPALTISLTIPLLKSWNTRNFIFLSFLTGLFACDLWFLLVQELEPLYIAIIIILMMISLVGGRIIPAFTVGALRQTGLHLYQTPQTKMDAAALISLLAVVLSIALFPNSLVLFFAALISSLIHLIRMRHYHTLKTRHDPMLWVLHLGYCWLIIGLFLISLTGLNILTMPMIIHALTIGAIGTMILGMICRVTLGHTGRNLKASRSTMLAFSLIQCAALVRVIGPIIVPSQKINLVTLSASLWVICFMIYLVEYSPMLFSKRPDGRET